A single window of Paenibacillus sp. SYP-B4298 DNA harbors:
- a CDS encoding helix-turn-helix domain-containing protein, with protein sequence MGRREGSESQMMTWKEIGAIWGSQAVRLLDSRHASLQPGERVAYRLPAFAFVLVTHGEARVSLGKVEQWETAPVVLHGGKGATLHIEGVRGSFDYELILYKPLDDKQRVGHARETAPGQAALDRSIYEYSFQPSYPLSLQALAERMRRCWQSGEELERVQAMGLFYQFVYELLQQLRQAGAQAEPPDLASQIARHLHEVYDQPLGMDMLAERFHYSTRYLARVFKRKYGRSPLDYIMQLRMEQAKSLLARSDAPVSHIARSVGYTDMYYFSRLFKKNTGVTPAQFKLRSLHTGSICTKNTSELLIAPQASEGYINKENHYHQTTAWRVDEMNTRYNRILTAVLLLSLTMLVAACGGGGAKTETAGSGSPSGQTPAQQEETTTAQTRTYTDARGRAVEIPTRPERVVALTYGGYLLPLGMKPVGSDQMVLDVYPKEMADVPSIGDGLGNVETITALDPDLILLPEYHEPSVYDSLQQIAPTVAISWGGDADVVPTLRAIGDVLNRKEQAEAWITKFEDKLKTLREQAVIHVPAGTTAVSFILYKGEVLLGGEGGTLGKLIYGDLGFALPEQFKSMADGGGVISLETLVHPGADYFFTQMNEEELAQMEAEFQQPIYQTVPAIKEGRVINVARNKWNFGPYLAEQAVDELFEKLNASFK encoded by the coding sequence ATGGGGCGCAGGGAGGGCAGTGAGAGCCAGATGATGACATGGAAGGAGATTGGAGCCATATGGGGCAGTCAAGCGGTTCGGCTGCTCGATAGTCGCCATGCCAGCCTGCAGCCGGGAGAGCGCGTGGCGTACCGTCTGCCGGCATTTGCATTTGTACTTGTGACCCACGGAGAAGCCAGAGTGTCTCTAGGCAAGGTGGAGCAATGGGAGACGGCTCCTGTTGTACTCCATGGGGGCAAGGGAGCCACGCTGCATATCGAAGGAGTGCGGGGCTCTTTTGACTATGAGCTTATATTGTATAAGCCGCTAGATGATAAGCAGCGAGTCGGTCATGCCAGGGAGACGGCTCCAGGGCAAGCGGCGCTCGATCGTTCCATATACGAGTATAGCTTTCAGCCCAGTTACCCGCTTTCCTTGCAGGCATTAGCAGAGCGGATGCGTCGCTGCTGGCAATCGGGCGAGGAGCTGGAGAGAGTGCAGGCAATGGGACTGTTCTACCAATTTGTCTATGAGCTGCTCCAGCAGCTCAGGCAAGCCGGAGCACAGGCCGAGCCGCCAGATCTCGCCTCGCAGATCGCCAGACATCTGCATGAGGTATATGACCAGCCTCTAGGGATGGATATGCTGGCTGAGCGCTTTCATTACAGTACCCGTTATCTGGCGAGGGTGTTCAAACGCAAGTACGGACGCAGCCCGCTCGATTACATCATGCAACTGCGGATGGAGCAGGCCAAGTCGCTGCTCGCCCGCTCGGATGCGCCAGTGTCACATATTGCCCGCAGCGTCGGCTACACAGATATGTATTATTTCAGCAGGCTATTCAAGAAAAATACCGGGGTTACGCCCGCACAATTCAAGCTGCGGAGCCTTCATACAGGTTCAATCTGTACTAAAAATACATCCGAATTGTTAATTGCTCCCCAGGCGAGTGAGGGCTATATTAATAAAGAGAATCATTATCATCAAACAACAGCCTGGAGAGTGGATGAGATGAATACCCGTTATAATCGCATATTGACCGCTGTGCTGCTGCTCAGCCTTACGATGCTTGTTGCCGCATGCGGCGGAGGCGGAGCCAAGACAGAGACGGCAGGAAGCGGCAGCCCAAGCGGCCAGACGCCTGCTCAGCAGGAGGAGACGACAACTGCACAGACTCGTACATACACGGACGCTCGGGGGCGTGCAGTCGAGATTCCGACACGGCCTGAGCGGGTCGTTGCGCTGACATATGGCGGCTATCTGCTGCCGCTTGGCATGAAGCCAGTCGGATCGGATCAGATGGTGCTGGATGTATACCCGAAGGAGATGGCGGATGTGCCTAGCATCGGAGATGGGCTGGGCAACGTGGAGACCATTACTGCACTCGACCCTGATCTGATCTTGCTGCCGGAATATCATGAGCCGAGTGTCTATGACAGCCTGCAGCAGATTGCCCCTACGGTAGCGATCTCCTGGGGCGGTGATGCGGATGTTGTGCCGACCCTGCGCGCGATCGGGGATGTGCTGAATCGCAAGGAACAGGCGGAGGCCTGGATTACGAAGTTCGAGGACAAGCTCAAGACGCTGCGCGAGCAGGCAGTCATCCACGTTCCAGCGGGGACAACGGCTGTATCCTTTATTCTGTACAAAGGCGAGGTGCTGTTGGGCGGAGAGGGCGGCACGCTAGGCAAGCTGATCTATGGCGACCTTGGCTTTGCGCTGCCAGAGCAATTCAAATCGATGGCGGATGGAGGCGGGGTTATCTCGCTGGAGACGCTTGTTCATCCGGGAGCAGATTATTTCTTCACGCAGATGAATGAGGAGGAGCTCGCGCAGATGGAGGCGGAGTTCCAGCAGCCGATCTATCAGACGGTTCCTGCCATCAAGGAGGGACGTGTCATCAATGTAGCGCGGAACAAATGGAATTTTGGACCGTATCTGGCCGAGCAGGCCGTAGATGAGTTGTTCGAGAAGCTGAACGCCTCCTTCAAGTAG
- a CDS encoding cellulase family glycosylhydrolase translates to MKRQGKGLMLLMTLLLLSLLASGLASAAPQAGSSPVQALSTSPMQNYVDAMQPGWNLGNSFDSVGLGGTSNPSGEDETAWGNPIVTQQQIQQIANQGYKSIRIPITWEHKLGTAPSYTIQPAYLNRIEQVVNWSLNEGLYVMINIHHDSWSWVNNMGNQRTQVLNQFNKIWEQVADRFKNHSNKLMFESINEPQFSSWGWYGQQEMLDTLNSSFHSIVRASGGENATRPLVLPTMHTSSEQQHLDALYNSMISLNDPNLIATVHYYGFWPFSVNIAGVTRFDEQTRADIISSFDRVHNTFTARGIPVVVGEFGLLGFDQHTGTIEQGEKLKFFEYMIYYAQLKKLTHMLWDNGQHFNRLTFQWKDQQLFDMMKASWTSRSATASTDLIFIKQGQSAADTPVTLALNEPGNQFLGLSVNGANLNPGTDYTLNSGVLTFKAGLLNNLTAGKPLGHKTVIKASFSKGASWLFNVIVYNTPSLSAASGQTSSFAIPTSFNGDQLATMEAVYPNGSNAGPQNWTSFKEFAYTFEPSYGSNQIVLKQNFFNDVNNGTVILKFHFWSGAVIQYTLNKSGNWVSGTP, encoded by the coding sequence ATGAAACGCCAAGGAAAAGGACTCATGCTGCTCATGACACTGTTGCTTCTGTCACTGCTTGCATCCGGGCTGGCCAGCGCAGCGCCACAAGCAGGAAGCAGCCCAGTGCAAGCTCTCAGTACAAGTCCGATGCAGAACTATGTGGATGCGATGCAGCCCGGCTGGAATCTAGGCAACAGCTTCGATTCCGTGGGGCTGGGCGGCACCTCCAATCCGTCCGGCGAGGACGAGACGGCATGGGGCAATCCGATCGTCACCCAGCAACAGATCCAGCAGATTGCTAATCAGGGCTACAAGAGCATCCGCATCCCGATCACCTGGGAGCACAAGCTGGGGACAGCACCGAGCTACACGATTCAGCCTGCCTACCTGAACCGGATTGAGCAGGTCGTGAACTGGTCGCTGAATGAAGGACTATATGTCATGATTAATATTCATCATGATTCATGGAGCTGGGTGAACAATATGGGCAATCAGCGCACCCAAGTATTGAACCAGTTCAATAAAATCTGGGAGCAGGTTGCGGATCGCTTCAAGAACCATTCCAACAAGCTGATGTTCGAGAGCATTAATGAGCCACAATTCAGCAGTTGGGGCTGGTATGGCCAGCAAGAGATGCTGGACACGCTCAACAGCTCCTTTCACAGCATCGTTCGTGCCTCTGGCGGGGAGAACGCCACACGGCCGCTTGTACTCCCTACGATGCATACCTCATCCGAGCAGCAGCATCTGGATGCCTTGTACAATTCCATGATCTCGCTTAATGATCCTAATCTGATCGCTACGGTGCACTACTATGGCTTCTGGCCATTCAGTGTCAATATTGCAGGGGTCACTCGCTTTGATGAGCAGACCCGAGCCGACATCATCTCCTCCTTCGACCGGGTGCACAATACCTTCACTGCTCGCGGCATTCCGGTGGTCGTCGGGGAGTTCGGCTTGCTGGGCTTTGATCAGCATACGGGTACGATTGAGCAGGGAGAGAAGCTGAAATTTTTTGAATATATGATCTACTACGCTCAGCTCAAGAAGCTCACGCATATGCTATGGGACAATGGGCAGCACTTCAATCGCTTGACGTTCCAGTGGAAGGATCAGCAACTGTTCGACATGATGAAGGCAAGCTGGACCAGCCGCTCAGCAACAGCCAGCACCGATCTGATCTTCATCAAGCAAGGACAATCTGCCGCCGACACCCCTGTTACGCTGGCTCTGAACGAGCCAGGCAATCAGTTCCTGGGGCTATCCGTTAATGGAGCCAACCTGAATCCGGGCACCGACTATACCTTGAACTCCGGCGTACTAACCTTCAAGGCCGGACTGTTGAACAATCTGACAGCCGGCAAGCCGCTCGGACATAAGACCGTCATCAAAGCCTCCTTCAGCAAGGGAGCGAGCTGGCTCTTCAACGTCATCGTGTATAACACGCCTTCCCTGTCTGCCGCGTCCGGCCAGACGAGCAGCTTCGCGATCCCGACCTCCTTCAATGGAGATCAATTGGCGACGATGGAAGCCGTCTACCCGAATGGCAGCAACGCCGGACCGCAGAACTGGACCTCCTTCAAGGAGTTTGCTTATACCTTCGAGCCATCCTATGGCAGCAACCAGATTGTGCTGAAGCAGAACTTCTTCAATGATGTAAACAACGGCACCGTCATTCTCAAATTCCATTTCTGGAGCGGAGCCGTCATCCAGTATACCTTGAACAAGAGTGGGAACTGGGTGAGCGGTACGCCTTAA
- a CDS encoding LysM peptidoglycan-binding domain-containing protein, which produces MNEENVTRTKRSRGKGSLKKKILVSLYAVTMVTLVIICGVLYNKYLNQVDSNLSHVAAAGKNNGSDSITGTASPDNSLNGSDESTSGDSPIVADDASAPKGGDPATTPVTPDTPASEPATPVKVEEKTPAKTSSTSLPSTGGAAGSKAVVRVAAPKETSTVPAKDTTADPSAVDTQGGTKVDDQPATSSSGSKQQVKLPTTYVVQKGDTLSIISEKFYHSKEYFSVIAEHNNILFINDMKVGDTLNIPALPAGSGKSSSSSSKPDYSKVTLPATYLIQAGDTLSSISQQFYKSKSHVELLAKENNLDVNTGLKAGSHLTIPALDSAATTEGASASGSSKSNDSTGNSSSTGTSTGSGAVVDKLEKDSADEYETSDHTVAKGETLYSISRTYYGSNEYASFLADYNHVVDMDNVKIGTVLKIPKLK; this is translated from the coding sequence TTGAATGAGGAAAATGTAACCAGAACCAAACGCTCTCGAGGCAAGGGCTCGCTCAAGAAGAAGATCCTTGTCTCCTTGTATGCCGTAACCATGGTCACTCTTGTCATTATTTGCGGAGTATTATACAACAAGTACCTGAATCAGGTGGATTCCAACCTGAGTCATGTAGCTGCTGCAGGCAAGAATAACGGAAGCGACTCCATAACGGGAACAGCCAGCCCAGATAACAGCCTGAACGGATCGGACGAGTCGACCTCCGGCGATTCACCCATCGTCGCTGACGATGCCTCGGCACCTAAGGGCGGTGACCCTGCAACTACGCCGGTGACTCCAGATACGCCAGCCAGCGAGCCGGCTACACCCGTCAAGGTGGAAGAGAAGACGCCAGCTAAGACATCCAGCACCAGCTTACCGTCCACAGGCGGAGCTGCCGGCTCGAAGGCTGTCGTCCGTGTAGCTGCACCCAAAGAGACCTCCACTGTTCCAGCAAAAGATACAACGGCTGACCCTTCCGCAGTCGATACCCAAGGAGGCACAAAAGTAGACGATCAGCCTGCCACCTCCTCGAGCGGGAGCAAGCAGCAGGTGAAGCTGCCTACCACTTACGTTGTTCAGAAGGGGGATACGCTGAGCATTATTTCCGAGAAGTTCTATCATTCCAAGGAATATTTCTCTGTCATCGCAGAGCATAACAACATATTGTTCATCAATGACATGAAGGTGGGCGATACGCTGAATATCCCGGCATTGCCGGCTGGCAGCGGCAAGAGCAGCTCTTCATCATCCAAGCCAGACTACTCCAAGGTGACGCTGCCTGCGACCTATCTTATTCAGGCGGGCGACACGCTATCGAGCATCTCGCAGCAATTCTACAAGTCGAAGAGCCATGTCGAGCTGCTCGCCAAGGAGAATAACCTGGATGTCAATACTGGACTGAAAGCGGGCAGTCACTTGACGATCCCGGCTCTGGACAGCGCCGCAACAACTGAAGGAGCTAGTGCAAGTGGGTCTAGCAAGTCGAACGACTCCACAGGCAATTCGTCCAGCACTGGCACATCCACAGGCAGCGGAGCCGTTGTGGACAAGCTCGAGAAGGACAGCGCTGATGAATATGAGACGTCCGATCATACAGTCGCCAAGGGCGAGACGCTGTATAGCATCTCCAGAACATATTATGGCTCCAATGAATATGCAAGCTTTCTTGCCGATTACAACCATGTTGTCGATATGGATAATGTGAAGATCGGTACCGTGCTTAAAATTCCGAAGCTCAAGTAA
- a CDS encoding S-layer homology domain-containing protein: MEQYQSKSSSPRTRKKWVALLLSITMVLSLPLPAITAAEPAAQTQQVEQAQEEATSTDQTNAASQEEAQAPDLEEQPEQVQAGEEPDQEGQATEELPVEEQEATEAEPLQLKALVADGPTEAELEANDYILYFVNAGDTTPATAESGDKLGLFASSTEQSFGADSVTGKQWGLRTTTTSTSTSDASSKTGTLRYYNGSQSIDKAIQYDFELPEGKYDLTFGFFNPWSDRNVNLIAEGQNLSGDYAIGSGVLREFVHRGLSVTDGTLNVAVQGPATGTPNQWNDPLINYIIIRKHNVMEYSQLQDMINSAGAQANNPDYSVYSVQALKKVLADAQQFLDTAQQNNTDVLTVQNELYTWRSSILKAQGALEAAPVYSSFRPGEVWKDTNGAPIQAHGGGILYDENTQTYYWYGEDKTTGYSPTLGVHVYSSKDLYNWKDEGIALTAIKSMEEFESDPLISKLYEGRADKDDIYNDIGSTRVLERPKVIYNDKTKKYVMWLHTDGPSTTSDANYAKAEAGYALSDSPTGPFVYGKSERLDRAPADAEYNGQPNQPGMARDMTLYKDDDGTAYIIYSSEENMTMYISKLNDAYTDVTGWHKDGKEERDAEYKAVYGEDYVRVFPGAQREAPAVFKYNGKYYMITSGATGWSPNPARYTVADSLFGTWQPMRDPSIGPLASTTHGSQSTYVIPIDPANGKFIYMGDRWKVSDLGDSRYIWLPLEFGPNNQLMLKWYDEWQLPLLDSMGSIEIVSTLPASVQVGKPPVLPAQIRIKKGQSGSEQLTAVNWTLDAASFNKPGRVTVRGVLPEMANKEISIAMDVVPYNTVYFVDSGGAPTTDDGSATEYAAWLKLMGDSVLNAGTPDQQYNPAAGQTWGYVGDATNTSGSASDDIFANLRYLTSNAGDDLSYSFDVEDGVYSVYIGLYDPWSQWSNGKRKADIIINEQKVHETYTFTSAKDVLDFRNLTVEGGKLDVTVRRSPLAGASSSDPQISWIMVSREKSAQELADGLVIAAPALGATELTLPEMPAGYSLAITGTSQPKVISVDGKITQPSRNTEVELTLVVTRQLDNSTGTVTRKVVVPSKQAPYYPSTGTSGSTPGTGTDGPGNAGTGTEGTTPGNQAGAIVIDAPSISDHTATVTLTAKAVEKAWESSSTAVLDRSGQDQASSWIVKLPVATLGKPADGKQLQIKTDLGVVTLPAGWLAGMANSSAEYVDLQIAPVAGTDATDKPTFELKLQMDGKPVEPGQTTGQLTVTLPYKLAAGEQAAPLVAGQLNDAGEATPLVSSRYDAKTGTLTFLADGPGSYSVIYNNRNFNDMSNYGWASMAVDALAARGIINGVSATDFSPAAQVTRGDFLLMLTRALDLRAGKSGTAFADVAATDYWHDAIMTARELGIAGGKGDNRFDPSGEITREDMFVMTYRALAAAGKPVVGAADQLGGFSDASAISSYASEGTAALIHSGIVNGSGGKLNPQGVAIRAEVAAMIYRLTQAVYGDGASN, translated from the coding sequence ATGGAACAATATCAATCAAAATCATCATCGCCGCGTACACGTAAAAAATGGGTAGCCCTGTTGCTGTCCATCACTATGGTGCTCAGCCTGCCTCTTCCGGCGATTACAGCCGCGGAGCCTGCTGCTCAGACACAACAGGTAGAACAGGCACAAGAGGAAGCAACCAGCACAGATCAGACAAATGCTGCCTCGCAGGAGGAGGCTCAAGCCCCGGACTTGGAGGAGCAGCCAGAGCAAGTCCAAGCTGGCGAAGAGCCAGATCAAGAAGGTCAGGCAACGGAAGAATTGCCTGTGGAGGAGCAGGAGGCCACTGAAGCAGAGCCGCTGCAACTGAAGGCGCTTGTCGCTGACGGCCCCACCGAGGCGGAGCTGGAAGCCAATGATTATATCTTGTATTTTGTCAATGCAGGGGATACGACCCCGGCTACAGCAGAGAGCGGCGATAAGCTCGGCCTGTTCGCCAGCTCGACCGAGCAGTCGTTCGGTGCAGATAGCGTTACGGGCAAGCAGTGGGGGCTGCGGACAACGACGACCTCCACGTCTACCTCGGACGCCTCCAGCAAGACCGGGACGCTGCGCTACTATAACGGCTCGCAATCCATAGACAAAGCCATCCAATATGATTTTGAGCTGCCTGAGGGCAAATATGATCTGACCTTCGGCTTCTTCAACCCATGGAGCGACCGGAACGTCAATCTGATTGCCGAGGGTCAAAACTTAAGCGGCGACTACGCCATCGGTAGCGGGGTATTGCGCGAGTTCGTCCACCGCGGCCTGTCCGTTACGGACGGAACGCTGAATGTGGCCGTGCAGGGACCCGCTACCGGGACTCCGAATCAATGGAACGACCCACTCATCAACTATATCATTATCCGCAAGCACAATGTGATGGAGTACAGCCAACTGCAAGACATGATCAATTCGGCTGGAGCGCAGGCGAACAATCCCGACTATTCCGTCTATTCCGTCCAAGCGCTGAAGAAGGTGCTCGCAGATGCTCAGCAATTTCTGGATACTGCTCAGCAGAATAACACCGATGTGCTGACGGTACAGAACGAGCTGTATACCTGGCGCAGCAGCATCCTGAAGGCGCAGGGCGCACTCGAGGCGGCGCCGGTCTATAGCTCCTTCCGTCCAGGAGAGGTGTGGAAGGATACGAACGGTGCGCCGATTCAGGCACATGGCGGCGGCATTCTGTATGATGAGAATACGCAAACCTACTATTGGTACGGTGAGGATAAAACCACCGGGTATTCCCCGACATTGGGTGTGCATGTCTACAGCTCGAAGGATCTGTATAACTGGAAGGACGAAGGGATTGCGCTGACTGCAATCAAATCGATGGAAGAGTTCGAGTCTGATCCGCTCATCTCCAAGCTATATGAAGGACGTGCTGACAAGGACGACATCTATAACGACATCGGGTCGACGCGTGTTCTGGAGCGTCCGAAGGTCATCTATAACGACAAGACGAAGAAATATGTCATGTGGCTTCACACCGATGGCCCGAGCACAACGTCGGACGCCAACTATGCCAAGGCCGAAGCGGGCTACGCACTGAGCGATTCCCCGACAGGGCCATTCGTATATGGCAAGAGCGAGCGGCTCGACCGTGCACCGGCGGACGCCGAGTATAACGGACAACCCAATCAGCCAGGCATGGCACGCGATATGACATTGTACAAGGATGACGACGGCACCGCCTATATCATCTACTCCAGCGAGGAGAACATGACCATGTACATCTCCAAGCTGAACGATGCCTATACGGATGTGACCGGCTGGCATAAGGACGGCAAGGAAGAGCGCGATGCGGAGTACAAAGCAGTATACGGTGAGGACTACGTGCGCGTGTTCCCCGGAGCACAGCGTGAAGCGCCAGCCGTGTTCAAGTACAACGGTAAATATTATATGATCACTTCCGGGGCCACCGGCTGGTCGCCCAATCCGGCACGTTATACCGTGGCCGACAGTTTATTTGGAACATGGCAGCCAATGCGCGACCCATCGATCGGACCGCTGGCTTCGACCACCCATGGCTCGCAGAGCACCTATGTCATCCCGATCGACCCGGCCAACGGCAAATTCATCTACATGGGAGACCGATGGAAGGTATCTGATCTTGGCGACTCCCGCTATATCTGGCTGCCGCTGGAGTTCGGCCCGAACAATCAGTTGATGCTGAAATGGTATGATGAATGGCAGTTGCCGCTGCTGGACTCGATGGGCAGCATCGAGATTGTGAGCACGCTGCCTGCATCCGTACAGGTCGGCAAGCCCCCAGTGCTGCCAGCACAGATCCGAATCAAGAAGGGTCAGAGCGGTAGCGAGCAATTGACCGCGGTGAACTGGACGCTCGACGCGGCAAGCTTCAACAAGCCGGGACGCGTCACCGTGCGTGGCGTACTGCCTGAGATGGCGAATAAGGAAATCTCGATTGCTATGGACGTCGTTCCATATAACACGGTCTACTTCGTTGACTCTGGCGGCGCGCCGACTACAGATGATGGCTCGGCTACTGAGTACGCAGCATGGCTCAAGCTGATGGGCGACTCGGTTCTGAATGCCGGCACGCCTGACCAGCAGTACAACCCTGCTGCTGGCCAAACCTGGGGCTACGTTGGTGATGCAACAAACACCTCAGGCAGCGCATCGGATGATATATTCGCGAATCTGCGCTACCTGACCAGCAACGCGGGCGACGACCTGTCCTACAGCTTCGATGTCGAAGATGGGGTCTATTCCGTCTACATCGGCCTGTACGATCCATGGTCTCAATGGTCCAACGGTAAGCGCAAGGCCGATATTATCATTAACGAGCAAAAGGTGCATGAGACGTACACCTTCACCAGCGCCAAGGATGTGCTCGACTTCCGCAACCTTACTGTAGAAGGCGGCAAGCTGGATGTTACGGTTCGTCGTTCGCCTCTTGCCGGAGCATCCAGCTCCGACCCGCAGATTAGCTGGATTATGGTATCCCGCGAAAAATCCGCGCAGGAGCTGGCAGACGGACTGGTTATTGCGGCACCGGCACTGGGCGCAACGGAGCTCACACTGCCGGAGATGCCGGCAGGCTACTCGCTGGCAATTACGGGCACAAGCCAACCGAAGGTCATCTCGGTGGACGGCAAGATCACACAGCCAAGCCGCAATACAGAGGTTGAACTGACACTTGTCGTTACACGGCAATTGGACAATTCGACAGGCACGGTCACACGCAAGGTTGTCGTGCCATCCAAGCAAGCGCCATATTATCCTTCGACTGGCACTAGCGGCTCGACCCCAGGCACAGGTACAGATGGCCCCGGCAACGCTGGTACAGGCACAGAAGGCACTACACCGGGCAATCAAGCGGGTGCCATCGTCATCGATGCCCCTTCCATAAGCGATCATACTGCTACCGTCACGCTGACGGCCAAGGCGGTAGAGAAAGCGTGGGAGAGCAGCAGCACGGCTGTCCTTGACCGTAGCGGGCAAGATCAGGCCAGCTCCTGGATCGTGAAGCTGCCTGTTGCTACGCTGGGCAAGCCGGCTGACGGCAAGCAGTTGCAGATTAAGACCGATCTCGGCGTAGTGACATTGCCTGCGGGCTGGCTGGCTGGCATGGCCAACTCTTCCGCTGAATATGTCGATCTGCAGATCGCGCCAGTGGCCGGTACGGATGCCACAGACAAACCAACGTTCGAGCTGAAGCTCCAGATGGATGGCAAGCCAGTGGAGCCGGGTCAAACGACTGGTCAGCTCACGGTGACACTGCCCTACAAGCTTGCCGCAGGCGAGCAAGCCGCACCGCTCGTTGCCGGACAACTGAATGACGCAGGCGAGGCTACGCCGCTCGTGTCCTCCCGCTACGATGCCAAGACAGGCACACTGACCTTCCTCGCGGATGGTCCAGGAAGCTACAGCGTCATCTATAATAACCGCAACTTCAACGATATGAGCAACTATGGTTGGGCTAGCATGGCTGTTGATGCTCTCGCTGCCAGAGGAATCATCAACGGCGTGTCCGCTACAGACTTCAGCCCTGCTGCCCAGGTGACACGTGGTGATTTCCTTCTCATGCTGACGCGCGCACTTGACCTGCGTGCAGGGAAGAGCGGCACCGCATTTGCAGATGTAGCGGCTACCGATTATTGGCACGACGCCATCATGACAGCGCGTGAGCTGGGCATAGCTGGCGGCAAGGGCGACAATCGCTTCGATCCGAGCGGAGAGATTACCCGTGAGGATATGTTCGTGATGACCTACCGTGCGCTTGCCGCAGCCGGCAAGCCGGTGGTTGGAGCAGCGGATCAGTTGGGCGGCTTCTCCGACGCATCCGCCATCTCCAGCTACGCCAGCGAGGGCACTGCTGCGCTGATTCATAGCGGCATCGTTAATGGCAGCGGAGGCAAGCTGAATCCGCAAGGTGTTGCCATCCGCGCCGAGGTAGCCGCAATGATCTATCGCTTAACCCAGGCTGTCTATGGGGATGGTGCAAGCAACTAG
- a CDS encoding sugar phosphate isomerase/epimerase family protein has product MSVGVLAHLFGSLPYRRLAEEVAAAGFSHVQLALWKAVSDVDFSKSGMLSPGLAQELGQSFARQGVSISVLGCYVHLFDRNVEKRRENVARFKELLRYASWMGCPIVAAESGVNPGGDYTEEDWRAMRETLEELAAEAERWGVFVGMEAADRHLIGTAESLNRLLEEVPSSNIGVVLDPGNLLNEDNFSRQDEVIEQAFELLGNRIIACHAKDKLMTPEGTLVTVAPGQGQMNYELYMERLQQYKPHVHIIMEAASRSEMTASKQYIDSIRARYSASSHL; this is encoded by the coding sequence ATGTCAGTAGGAGTGCTTGCCCATCTGTTTGGAAGCCTGCCGTACCGCAGGCTTGCGGAGGAGGTGGCAGCAGCCGGCTTCTCCCATGTGCAGCTTGCGCTGTGGAAGGCGGTCAGCGATGTTGATTTTAGCAAGTCCGGTATGCTAAGCCCAGGCCTTGCACAGGAGCTGGGGCAATCCTTCGCCCGGCAGGGCGTATCCATATCCGTGCTCGGCTGCTATGTGCACCTGTTCGACAGAAATGTGGAGAAGCGCCGAGAGAATGTGGCACGCTTCAAGGAGCTGCTCCGTTACGCCAGTTGGATGGGCTGTCCGATCGTTGCTGCTGAAAGCGGTGTTAATCCGGGTGGGGACTACACGGAGGAGGACTGGCGCGCGATGCGGGAGACGCTGGAGGAGCTGGCAGCCGAGGCGGAGCGATGGGGCGTATTCGTCGGCATGGAGGCCGCTGACCGCCATCTGATCGGCACTGCCGAATCGCTTAACAGACTGCTTGAGGAGGTCCCCTCGTCTAACATTGGCGTCGTCCTTGATCCGGGCAATCTGCTGAACGAGGATAATTTCTCCCGGCAGGATGAAGTGATCGAGCAGGCCTTCGAGCTGCTGGGCAATCGCATTATCGCATGCCATGCGAAGGACAAGCTGATGACGCCAGAAGGCACGCTCGTCACGGTTGCGCCGGGTCAGGGGCAGATGAACTATGAGCTGTACATGGAACGGCTGCAGCAATATAAGCCGCATGTCCACATTATTATGGAAGCGGCATCCCGATCTGAGATGACGGCTTCGAAGCAGTATATCGATTCGATTCGCGCGCGGTATTCGGCCAGTTCGCATCTATAG
- a CDS encoding DUF4241 domain-containing protein: MRIALGQFIVSSGELVVADPCHELNRESTVMGVASPVRNGTWQAVSERMELENWGEACASLIAFHTEHGTEDGDWVKCPFIVGAVSGQAGIFDRESYRVSRTESGHEAAGSQWYTDCCHLIEARDSGVIPGGTVSRTGMGAGTYGAYYRVDAQQQVVGVKIIFLRQPDR; encoded by the coding sequence ATGAGGATAGCATTAGGACAATTCATCGTGAGCTCGGGAGAGCTTGTTGTGGCTGATCCATGCCATGAGCTGAACAGGGAGAGCACCGTTATGGGTGTCGCATCACCCGTCAGAAACGGCACATGGCAGGCGGTGTCCGAACGGATGGAGCTGGAAAATTGGGGCGAGGCTTGTGCTTCGCTGATAGCCTTTCATACGGAGCACGGTACAGAGGATGGAGACTGGGTGAAGTGTCCCTTCATTGTAGGTGCTGTCAGCGGACAGGCTGGCATCTTTGATCGGGAATCCTATCGCGTTTCCAGGACAGAGTCAGGCCATGAAGCGGCAGGCAGCCAGTGGTACACGGACTGTTGTCATCTGATAGAGGCACGGGATTCAGGGGTGATTCCTGGTGGGACGGTATCGCGCACCGGGATGGGAGCCGGGACGTATGGAGCGTATTACAGGGTGGATGCGCAGCAGCAGGTGGTTGGCGTGAAGATCATTTTCCTGAGACAGCCGGATAGATAG